One window of Paenibacillus albicereus genomic DNA carries:
- a CDS encoding carbohydrate ABC transporter permease: protein MNVLKVRWWTIGIFVLPCLLLYLMMVFVPIVISGYTSLVEWDGIGVNKTFVGLDNYVDILFNDPYFWPAVRRTLMYAVFSMAEIPICLLFAILINRYVKRGNRLVSIYFMPVILSVVIIGQLWKTIYNPLDMGGMINGILNAFGMQDQMRAWLSSPQFAMYCLYFVSLWQYFGYHLIIQFTGVQNIPSDIYEAAKIDGADGFKADRYITLPLIVPVFKISIVLAFIGSLQAFDLIMVMTGGGPAHATDVISTLMYNNTFLTFKYGYGSALAMTLVFICLAFTFVINGVFNRIEKKVG, encoded by the coding sequence ATGAATGTGCTCAAAGTGCGCTGGTGGACGATCGGAATCTTCGTGCTTCCTTGTCTGCTGCTGTATCTGATGATGGTCTTCGTTCCGATCGTCATCTCAGGCTATACGAGCCTGGTGGAGTGGGACGGCATCGGGGTCAACAAGACGTTCGTCGGCCTCGACAATTACGTCGACATCCTGTTCAACGATCCTTATTTCTGGCCGGCGGTGCGCCGCACGCTGATGTACGCGGTGTTCTCCATGGCGGAGATTCCGATCTGCCTGCTGTTCGCGATCCTGATCAACCGCTACGTCAAGCGCGGCAACCGGCTCGTGTCGATCTACTTCATGCCGGTCATCCTGTCGGTCGTCATCATCGGCCAGTTGTGGAAGACGATCTACAATCCGCTCGACATGGGCGGCATGATCAACGGCATCCTCAATGCGTTCGGCATGCAGGATCAGATGCGCGCTTGGCTGAGCTCGCCGCAGTTCGCGATGTACTGCCTGTACTTCGTCTCGCTCTGGCAGTATTTCGGCTATCACCTCATCATCCAGTTCACCGGCGTGCAGAACATCCCGTCCGACATCTACGAGGCGGCCAAGATCGACGGCGCGGACGGCTTCAAGGCCGACCGCTACATCACGCTGCCGCTCATCGTGCCGGTGTTCAAGATTTCCATCGTGCTGGCGTTCATCGGCTCCCTGCAGGCGTTCGACCTCATCATGGTCATGACCGGCGGCGGACCGGCCCACGCGACGGACGTCATCTCGACGCTCATGTACAACAATACGTTCCTGACCTTCAAGTACGGGTACGGCAGCGCCTTGGCCATGACGCTGGTGTTCATCTGCCTGGCGTTCACCTTCGTCATCAACGGCGTCTTCAACCGCATCGAGAAAAAGGTCGGCTAA
- a CDS encoding response regulator: MNILIADDESIIRTGIRRTLEQSMPDCGIHLAASADEAARVLSEHPIDIVLTDILMPGMDGLEFMRLSRRSYPGIKWIVISAHSEFAYAQKAVQLGAKDYLLKPIGKKRLLELVRELAAELAEERSALKEGEMLRKSQKYLREAMFQRLASGQDVGQLDVAALMDRYPAFHLVLVRLEAGLRDAGLEHFVVDNVLSELLERSGDGFVVSYDRHTLIGVAAVETEEALSSLLANVRGYLGRYLRLPFQVASSGRIREIRQVPETVQRLYRSMTAAPGEPGQAPLRIKGGSDNKAIEVALQYISAHYREESLSLERIAAVVYLNPVYFSQLFKQKTGQGFKDYLIGLRLEDARQLLRESDLKLGEIAERIGYQDMRHFTQVFRKRFNMTPTEYRQEKKNTAPGISNT; this comes from the coding sequence ATGAACATTTTGATCGCGGACGATGAAAGCATCATCCGCACCGGCATCCGTCGCACGCTGGAGCAATCGATGCCGGACTGCGGCATCCATCTGGCCGCGTCGGCCGACGAGGCGGCCCGCGTGCTGTCGGAGCATCCCATCGACATCGTGCTGACCGACATCCTCATGCCCGGCATGGACGGCCTCGAGTTCATGCGGCTGTCGCGGCGCAGCTATCCCGGCATCAAGTGGATCGTCATCTCCGCCCATTCGGAATTCGCCTACGCGCAAAAGGCCGTGCAGCTCGGGGCCAAGGACTACCTGCTCAAGCCGATCGGCAAGAAGCGGCTGCTGGAGCTCGTGCGGGAGCTGGCCGCCGAGCTTGCGGAGGAGCGCAGCGCGCTCAAGGAGGGCGAGATGCTGCGCAAGAGCCAGAAATACTTGCGCGAGGCGATGTTCCAGCGCCTCGCCTCCGGCCAGGACGTCGGCCAGCTGGACGTGGCCGCCCTCATGGACCGCTATCCGGCCTTCCACCTCGTCCTCGTGCGGCTGGAGGCCGGCTTGCGGGACGCGGGCCTGGAGCATTTTGTCGTAGACAACGTCCTGAGCGAGCTGCTGGAGCGGAGCGGGGACGGCTTCGTCGTCAGCTACGACCGCCACACGCTCATCGGCGTAGCCGCCGTAGAGACGGAGGAAGCCCTCTCCAGCCTGCTCGCCAACGTGCGGGGCTACCTCGGACGGTACCTGCGCCTGCCGTTCCAGGTCGCCAGCAGCGGCCGCATCCGGGAGATCCGGCAGGTGCCGGAGACGGTGCAGCGGCTGTACCGCTCCATGACCGCCGCGCCGGGCGAGCCGGGACAGGCGCCGCTGCGCATCAAGGGCGGCAGCGACAACAAGGCGATCGAGGTCGCGCTGCAATACATTTCCGCGCATTATCGGGAGGAGTCGCTGTCGCTGGAGCGGATCGCGGCGGTCGTCTATCTCAATCCGGTCTACTTCAGCCAGCTGTTCAAGCAGAAGACCGGGCAGGGCTTCAAGGACTACTTGATCGGCTTGCGCCTGGAGGACGCCCGGCAGCTGCTGCGGGAATCCGACTTGAAGCTGGGGGAGATCGCGGAGCGGATCGGCTACCAGGACATGCGGCATTTCACGCAAGTGTTCCGCAAGCGGTTCAATATGACTCCGACCGAATACCGGCAGGAGAAGAAGAACACGGCTCCAGGCATTTCGAATACCTGA
- a CDS encoding cache domain-containing sensor histidine kinase: protein MWPRSQTLQQRLFLVLLCCMTGIVIVVSLLFYNRTTEQLQRKISDLSQRNVSQTIGLFDLLDKGFDSLSKSISNNFDLVRLLQASPTEPRERFANERAITNIIGTNYFSRDDMIGIHIITDRGQVYNYGNYVNEMVPGYRSKAWYRSIVEEGGKIVWLGIYPSSIVDQNEHRPVLAFGRQLFDLDVHRPIGVVLYESSPASIVAALANLKLSPSSEVYLIDEGGRLVSSTGGAQQLPAIAEGPRPETAGESLVTEKDGKLVVSSRLPFAEWTAITVTPARDLKVELVEMQRYLIIVGVVLVLLSIVAATVLSNMISSPMRRLIREMKRVELGNFQGAVESLSYREMDAMASSFNRMVRQIGRLVDRVRQSAAGEKNAELLALQSQVNPHFLYNTLDMIYWMLDEREEDDLGEVVLALSRMFRYSSHWEQGAPVTLREELEQIRDYLTIITIRLEGRVSVAIDIPSELLDVPMPKMTLQPVIENAVKHGLEPLQGDGRLELVAEAQGGRLLLTVRDNGVGMAEETLRRLRASIAAVPRAGDGPLQAGQDAASAPPSDGSAPPPADVAAGRKGGQPGDRKQGGIGLANVHRRLVHTFGKGYGLQADSEPGGGTVIRLALPIPPLTGRTQAPAELPQEAQSRQEAKKTP, encoded by the coding sequence ATGTGGCCGCGCAGCCAGACGCTCCAGCAACGGCTCTTTCTCGTGCTGCTCTGCTGCATGACCGGCATCGTCATCGTCGTCAGCCTGCTGTTCTACAACCGCACGACCGAGCAGCTGCAGCGCAAGATCAGCGACCTGTCCCAGCGCAACGTGTCGCAGACGATCGGCCTGTTCGACCTGCTGGACAAGGGCTTCGACAGCCTGTCCAAGTCGATCTCCAACAACTTCGACCTCGTGCGCCTGCTGCAGGCGAGCCCGACCGAGCCGCGCGAGCGCTTCGCGAACGAGCGGGCGATCACGAACATCATCGGCACCAACTACTTCTCCCGCGACGATATGATCGGGATCCACATCATCACCGATCGGGGGCAGGTGTACAACTACGGCAACTACGTCAACGAGATGGTGCCCGGATACCGCTCCAAGGCGTGGTACCGCTCCATCGTCGAGGAAGGCGGCAAAATCGTCTGGCTCGGCATCTATCCGTCGTCCATCGTGGATCAGAACGAGCATCGCCCGGTGCTCGCCTTCGGCCGGCAGCTGTTCGACCTCGACGTGCACCGGCCGATCGGCGTCGTGCTGTACGAGTCGAGTCCGGCGTCCATCGTCGCGGCGCTCGCCAACCTCAAGCTGAGCCCGAGCAGCGAGGTGTACCTGATCGACGAGGGCGGACGTCTCGTCAGCTCCACCGGAGGGGCGCAGCAGCTGCCGGCCATCGCCGAGGGGCCGCGTCCCGAGACGGCGGGCGAGTCGCTCGTCACGGAAAAGGACGGCAAGCTCGTCGTTTCCTCGCGCCTGCCGTTCGCGGAGTGGACGGCGATCACGGTGACGCCGGCGCGCGACCTCAAGGTGGAGCTCGTCGAGATGCAGCGCTATCTCATCATCGTCGGCGTCGTGCTCGTCCTGCTGTCGATCGTGGCGGCGACCGTGCTCTCCAACATGATCTCCTCCCCGATGCGCCGCCTCATCCGCGAGATGAAGCGCGTCGAGCTCGGCAACTTCCAAGGCGCGGTCGAGTCGCTCAGCTACCGCGAGATGGACGCGATGGCCTCTTCGTTCAACCGCATGGTGCGGCAGATCGGCCGGCTGGTCGATCGGGTGCGGCAGAGCGCGGCCGGGGAGAAGAACGCGGAGCTGCTCGCCCTGCAATCCCAGGTCAATCCGCATTTCCTCTACAACACGCTCGATATGATCTATTGGATGCTCGACGAGCGGGAGGAGGACGATCTCGGGGAGGTCGTGCTCGCGCTCTCGCGCATGTTCCGCTACAGCAGCCACTGGGAGCAGGGCGCTCCGGTGACGCTGCGCGAGGAGCTGGAGCAGATCCGCGACTACTTGACGATCATCACGATCCGCCTCGAAGGGCGGGTGTCGGTCGCGATCGACATCCCGAGCGAGCTGCTTGACGTGCCGATGCCCAAGATGACGCTGCAGCCGGTCATCGAGAACGCCGTCAAGCACGGCTTGGAGCCTCTGCAGGGAGACGGACGGCTGGAGCTCGTCGCCGAGGCTCAGGGCGGCCGGCTGCTGCTGACGGTGCGCGACAACGGCGTCGGCATGGCCGAGGAGACGCTGCGGAGGCTGCGCGCCTCGATCGCGGCCGTGCCGAGGGCAGGAGACGGGCCGCTGCAGGCGGGGCAGGACGCGGCTTCGGCTCCGCCGTCCGACGGCTCGGCGCCTCCCCCGGCGGACGTTGCGGCAGGACGCAAGGGAGGACAACCCGGAGACCGCAAGCAGGGCGGCATCGGGCTGGCCAACGTGCATCGACGGCTCGTGCATACGTTCGGGAAGGGGTACGGCCTGCAGGCGGACAGCGAGCCCGGAGGCGGCACCGTCATCCGCCTGGCGCTGCCGATTCCTCCTCTGACGGGCCGGACGCAAGCGCCCGCGGAGCTGCCGCAGGAGGCTCAATCGAGACAGGAGGCGAAGAAGACGCCATGA
- a CDS encoding epoxide hydrolase family protein produces the protein MPHESRRPASPSAAQAPIVPFELHVSESALAELRLRLELTRWPQAGGADGWEHGVSVAYARELAAYWQDAYDWRAEEASLNARPQFTTEIDGANVHFLHVRSAEPDAAPLLLLHGWPSSIVEFRHLIGPLTDPAAHGGSRTDAFHLVIPSLPGFGLSGPTEEPWPVSRIAAAMHELMGRLGYEQYGAHGSDLGAMVSRELGVLQPQGLQGIHVLQLFSFPSGEPGEMEPLGQDDFERLAFLSRFVERAGFSAIMEKRPLTLAYGLADSPVGQMAWIADLFCGFGDHVGFIGRDDFLTNVMLYWLTGTAASTSRIYYDNQRQASQDGFRRNDAPTGVAVCAHDFKTIRPFAERDNGAIVHWSELPGGTHFAALDEPRLLAADIRAFFRRFR, from the coding sequence ATGCCGCATGAATCCCGTCGACCTGCGTCCCCGTCCGCTGCCCAAGCCCCGATCGTCCCTTTCGAGCTGCACGTGTCCGAATCCGCTCTCGCCGAGCTGAGGCTTCGCCTGGAGCTGACGCGATGGCCGCAGGCCGGCGGCGCGGACGGCTGGGAGCACGGCGTCTCCGTCGCCTATGCGCGCGAGCTGGCCGCCTATTGGCAGGACGCTTACGACTGGCGCGCCGAGGAGGCTTCGTTGAATGCGCGGCCTCAGTTCACGACCGAGATCGACGGCGCGAACGTCCATTTCCTGCACGTCCGCTCCGCCGAGCCGGATGCCGCCCCGCTGCTGCTGCTGCACGGCTGGCCCAGCTCGATCGTGGAATTCCGCCATCTGATCGGCCCGCTGACCGATCCCGCCGCCCATGGCGGAAGTCGGACCGACGCATTCCATCTCGTCATCCCCTCCCTGCCCGGCTTCGGCCTCTCCGGACCGACCGAGGAGCCTTGGCCGGTGTCCCGCATCGCTGCCGCCATGCACGAGCTGATGGGGCGCCTCGGGTACGAGCAGTACGGCGCGCACGGCAGCGACCTCGGCGCGATGGTGTCGCGCGAGCTCGGCGTGCTTCAGCCCCAGGGCCTGCAAGGCATCCACGTGCTGCAGCTGTTCAGCTTCCCGTCCGGCGAGCCGGGCGAGATGGAGCCGCTCGGTCAGGACGACTTCGAGCGGCTCGCCTTCTTGTCGCGCTTCGTCGAGCGGGCCGGCTTCAGCGCCATCATGGAAAAGCGGCCGCTGACGCTGGCCTACGGCCTCGCCGACTCGCCCGTCGGACAGATGGCCTGGATCGCCGATCTGTTCTGCGGCTTCGGCGACCATGTCGGCTTCATCGGCCGCGACGACTTCCTGACGAACGTCATGCTCTATTGGCTGACCGGCACCGCCGCCTCCACCTCGCGCATCTATTACGACAACCAGCGCCAGGCCAGCCAGGACGGATTCAGGCGCAACGACGCTCCGACCGGAGTCGCGGTCTGCGCGCATGACTTCAAGACGATCCGGCCGTTCGCCGAGCGCGACAACGGCGCCATCGTCCACTGGAGCGAGCTGCCGGGCGGCACCCACTTCGCCGCGCTCGACGAGCCCCGGCTGCTGGCGGCCGACATCCGAGCCTTCTTCCGGCGGTTCCGGTGA
- a CDS encoding peptide ABC transporter substrate-binding protein, producing MYKKTGLTLAALMIAGGVLAACGDSNNGNAGNTGAANTGSENTAANNAGGEAAAPSGDQVFRMNLTSEPPTLDPALMQDNVSGTVADGIFEGLAKSDKNGEIVPGMAESWEVSEDGKTYTFKIRTDSKWSSGNPVTAHDFEFAWKRTLDPKAVKPAPYAYQLYYVQGAEAYNTGKGSVDEVGVKAIDDTTLEVKLVNPTTYFLSLQTFYTYYPVDKVAVEKDPNWANEAATFSSNGPFKLTAWEHNANLTIERNENYYAQADVKLDKVQFAMMADSNTELNNFNTDQLDWAGKPTGTIPGPQIDKLRKENDPQLKITDAASTYYYIFNQSKKPFNNAKVRKALSLSIDRQLLIDRVVLEGQKPAFGFVPASITGAEKSFREETQETYFSENVEEAKTLLAEGLKEEGMASFPATTLIYNTSDKHAKIATAITEMWKQNLGVDVKTEVQEWKVFLDNRTNLKYDIARAGWGADYNDPMTFLDLYITGSGNNDIGYKNADYDKLIKDAYASADKAERVKLLAQAEKILMEDMAVMPVYYDTSSSLVKDYVKDAFMTYNGNINYNYAYISK from the coding sequence GTGTACAAAAAGACAGGATTGACACTGGCAGCACTTATGATCGCGGGCGGCGTGCTTGCTGCATGCGGCGACAGCAATAATGGCAATGCAGGCAACACGGGCGCAGCCAACACGGGCAGCGAGAACACGGCAGCGAACAATGCAGGCGGGGAAGCGGCAGCTCCTTCCGGCGACCAAGTGTTCCGCATGAACCTCACGTCCGAGCCTCCTACGCTTGATCCGGCCCTCATGCAAGACAACGTGTCCGGCACGGTAGCCGACGGCATCTTCGAAGGCCTCGCCAAGAGCGACAAGAACGGCGAGATCGTTCCCGGCATGGCCGAGAGCTGGGAAGTTTCCGAAGACGGCAAGACGTACACGTTCAAGATCCGCACGGACTCCAAGTGGTCTTCCGGCAACCCGGTCACCGCGCATGACTTCGAGTTCGCTTGGAAGCGCACGCTCGACCCGAAAGCGGTCAAGCCGGCCCCTTACGCGTACCAGCTGTACTACGTCCAAGGCGCCGAAGCCTACAACACGGGCAAGGGCAGCGTCGACGAAGTCGGCGTGAAGGCGATCGACGACACGACGCTCGAAGTGAAGCTCGTCAACCCGACGACGTACTTCCTGAGCCTCCAAACCTTCTACACCTACTACCCGGTCGACAAGGTAGCGGTCGAGAAGGATCCGAACTGGGCCAACGAAGCGGCTACCTTCTCCAGCAACGGTCCATTCAAGCTGACGGCATGGGAGCATAACGCCAACCTGACGATCGAGCGCAACGAGAACTACTACGCGCAAGCCGACGTGAAGCTCGACAAGGTTCAATTCGCTATGATGGCGGACTCCAACACCGAGCTGAACAACTTCAACACGGACCAGCTCGACTGGGCCGGCAAGCCGACCGGCACGATCCCAGGCCCGCAAATCGACAAGCTGCGCAAAGAAAACGATCCGCAGCTGAAGATCACCGACGCCGCGAGCACGTACTACTACATCTTCAACCAGAGCAAGAAGCCGTTCAACAACGCCAAGGTGCGCAAAGCGCTGTCGCTGTCCATCGACCGTCAGCTGCTGATCGACCGCGTCGTGCTCGAAGGCCAGAAGCCGGCATTCGGCTTCGTGCCGGCCAGCATCACGGGCGCCGAGAAGAGCTTCCGCGAAGAGACGCAAGAAACGTACTTCTCCGAGAACGTCGAAGAAGCCAAGACGCTGCTGGCCGAAGGCCTCAAGGAAGAAGGCATGGCTTCCTTCCCGGCGACGACGCTCATCTACAACACGTCGGACAAGCATGCTAAGATCGCCACGGCCATCACCGAAATGTGGAAGCAGAACCTCGGCGTTGACGTGAAGACCGAAGTCCAGGAATGGAAAGTATTCCTCGACAACCGCACCAACCTCAAGTACGACATCGCTCGTGCCGGCTGGGGCGCGGACTACAACGATCCGATGACGTTCCTGGACCTCTACATCACGGGCAGCGGCAACAACGACATCGGCTACAAGAACGCCGACTACGACAAGCTGATCAAGGACGCTTACGCTTCTGCCGACAAGGCGGAGCGCGTGAAGCTGCTCGCTCAAGCGGAAAAAATCCTGATGGAAGACATGGCCGTCATGCCGGTTTACTATGACACCAGCTCCTCCCTCGTCAAGGATTACGTGAAGGATGCCTTCATGACGTACAACGGCAACATCAACTACAACTACGCTTATATCTCCAAATAA
- a CDS encoding carbohydrate ABC transporter permease produces MASIKKGVVYLLLGILVVTQVYPLLWLILYSFKTNEEILGGSFFALPASPRFANYTEAYEQGNYVRYLFNSIFVTVITMVVVIVLASMVAYAISRFRWKLAPVALLVFMLGLMIPMQATLLPLMVMFKNIGILNTHWSLILPYIAFQTPVAVFILSGFMKGIPHEIEESAFMDGASVYRIFRSIILPISVPPIMTVCILTFINIWNEYILAATFISSERLKTLPFGVNSFVSQYTTNYGNIGAFLVMGAIPVILIYFILSERITKGMVAGAVKG; encoded by the coding sequence ATGGCATCCATCAAAAAAGGAGTCGTGTATCTTCTCCTCGGCATCCTTGTCGTCACGCAGGTGTATCCGCTGCTCTGGCTCATCCTGTATTCCTTCAAGACCAATGAGGAAATCCTAGGCGGGAGCTTCTTCGCGCTCCCGGCGTCTCCGCGCTTCGCGAACTACACGGAGGCGTACGAGCAGGGCAACTACGTGCGCTATCTGTTCAACAGCATCTTCGTCACCGTCATCACCATGGTCGTCGTCATCGTGCTGGCGTCCATGGTCGCCTACGCGATCTCCCGCTTCCGCTGGAAGCTCGCGCCGGTCGCGCTGCTCGTCTTCATGCTCGGCCTGATGATTCCGATGCAGGCGACGCTGCTGCCGCTGATGGTCATGTTCAAGAACATCGGCATCCTCAACACGCACTGGTCGCTCATCCTGCCGTACATCGCGTTCCAGACGCCGGTCGCGGTGTTCATCCTGAGCGGGTTCATGAAAGGCATCCCGCATGAGATCGAGGAGTCGGCGTTCATGGACGGCGCGAGCGTGTACCGGATTTTCCGCAGCATCATCCTGCCGATCTCGGTGCCGCCGATCATGACGGTGTGCATCCTGACGTTCATCAACATCTGGAACGAGTACATCCTGGCCGCGACGTTCATCTCCTCGGAGAGGCTCAAGACGCTGCCGTTCGGCGTCAACAGCTTCGTCAGCCAGTACACGACCAACTACGGCAACATCGGCGCGTTCCTCGTCATGGGCGCGATTCCGGTCATCCTGATCTACTTCATCCTGTCCGAGCGCATCACCAAGGGCATGGTGGCCGGAGCCGTCAAGGGCTGA
- a CDS encoding extracellular solute-binding protein, with protein MKKSDKKALKRSALLLTAGALAVGLAACGSNGNNEPAANTGGASNEAAANTGASGGDSGKKVTITFQNIYPDETSVTNKIMKELVADYEAANPNIKIELDSLNTDQQKLKLKTQAASKEVPDITIVNPAAQMKPFVDAGVLAPLNDMLDQNGLKDTFQKGLLDYYSFDGNVYALPDGNNIEVVYYNKDLFAQAGITDVPKTFDEMLEDVKALKAKGITPIAIGEKDTWTGSFLFMNILLRTNGGPGFLQDVMDGKKDFNDPAFVEAVDAFQELVQAGAFPEGATSIDANAGGNIFKTGKAAMFIIGSWETGNIDASSVAGKVGAFSFPTVNGKGDVNQFMLAPGSGFAISANSKHPQETKDFLNYFMSNFPKKKFELKDAVGLGQVVEGDFAAAGYSELAVGILDLFKSVSGGDLAFDNTMNPAVAQAHLSSIQNLFVQKVDSKQVAKEHQDAFAANK; from the coding sequence ATGAAAAAGTCCGATAAGAAAGCTCTGAAGAGATCCGCGCTGCTGCTGACGGCAGGCGCGCTGGCCGTCGGCCTCGCGGCATGCGGCAGCAACGGCAACAACGAGCCGGCGGCGAATACAGGCGGCGCGTCCAATGAGGCAGCGGCCAATACGGGAGCGTCCGGCGGCGACAGCGGCAAGAAAGTGACGATCACGTTCCAGAACATCTACCCGGACGAGACCTCCGTCACGAACAAGATCATGAAGGAGCTCGTCGCCGACTACGAGGCGGCCAACCCGAACATCAAGATCGAGCTCGACTCGCTCAACACCGACCAGCAGAAGCTGAAGCTCAAGACGCAGGCCGCTTCCAAGGAAGTGCCGGATATCACGATCGTGAATCCGGCCGCCCAGATGAAGCCTTTCGTCGACGCGGGCGTGCTCGCCCCGCTCAACGACATGCTCGACCAGAACGGCCTGAAGGATACGTTCCAAAAAGGGCTCCTCGACTACTACAGCTTCGACGGCAACGTGTACGCGCTGCCGGACGGCAACAACATCGAGGTCGTCTACTACAACAAGGACCTGTTCGCGCAAGCGGGCATCACCGACGTGCCGAAGACGTTCGACGAGATGCTTGAGGACGTCAAGGCGCTCAAGGCCAAGGGCATCACGCCGATCGCGATCGGCGAGAAGGATACGTGGACGGGCTCGTTCCTGTTCATGAACATCCTGCTCCGCACGAACGGCGGCCCGGGCTTCCTGCAGGACGTCATGGACGGCAAGAAGGACTTCAACGACCCGGCGTTCGTCGAAGCGGTCGACGCGTTCCAGGAGCTGGTGCAGGCCGGCGCGTTCCCGGAAGGCGCGACGAGCATCGACGCCAACGCAGGCGGCAACATCTTCAAGACGGGCAAAGCGGCCATGTTCATCATCGGCTCGTGGGAAACGGGCAACATCGACGCCTCCAGCGTAGCGGGCAAGGTCGGCGCGTTCTCCTTCCCGACGGTCAACGGCAAGGGCGACGTCAACCAATTCATGCTGGCGCCGGGCTCCGGCTTCGCGATCAGCGCGAACAGCAAGCATCCGCAAGAAACGAAGGACTTCCTGAACTACTTCATGTCGAACTTCCCGAAAAAGAAATTCGAGCTGAAGGACGCGGTCGGCCTCGGCCAGGTCGTCGAAGGAGACTTCGCGGCGGCAGGCTACTCCGAGCTCGCGGTCGGCATCCTCGACCTGTTCAAGAGCGTCAGCGGCGGCGACCTCGCCTTCGACAACACGATGAATCCGGCCGTCGCCCAGGCTCACCTGAGCAGCATCCAGAACCTGTTCGTGCAGAAGGTCGATTCCAAGCAAGTGGCCAAGGAGCATCAGGACGCGTTCGCAGCCAACAAGTAA